In the genome of Acidovorax sp. 69, the window CTGTCGATAATGCCGTAGTAAATCCTATTCGCCAATTTTATTGGAAAAAAAGTGATGAGTGGAGGGCTGAGAATGAGAGTAAAAAATCTGCGCAAAAGGGTAAAAAAAAAGACCGGAAGGCCGATTTGGATGATAATCCGGAGCCTAGATTTATATTATCTGAGGCTTCTCCTGAGGCAGTAATTTATCAGCATAAAGATCAGCCTAGCATATTTTTGAACTCTGCGGAGGGGGGTGTCATTTTGAATGGGAGGGCAGCTAAGGGATTGCCTCTCTTTTGTGATGGTTGGAGCGGGTCTGAGATCTCTGTGGATCGGAGGAGCTACCCGAGTTTTACTATCCGTCATCCCTGCATGGCAATTTTGATAATGATTCAAGAGGGGCAGCTCGAAGCATTTATGAGGCGTCATAAGGCTTTTGGTCTGGGTTTCGGTTTCTTTGAACGTACGGAGTTTTGCAGGCCGAGATCACTTGTTGGAAATCGCCGAATTCAGGAATATTCAACGAGTGAGGGTGCCGATTTTTGGTTAGACCACTACCGCCATAGGATTACGGAAATTCTTGGTGAAGGGTGGGATAGGTACCAGAATAAGAAACCTAAATTAACAGTGAAATTTTCTGAAGAGGCTAAAAAAACATGGATTGGTTTTTCAAACTGGATTGAAAGAGAGCTCAGAAAGGGTGGGCAGTATGAGCATATGCGGGGTTTTGCTACTAAGGCGCCGAACAATATCGCCCGTCGTGCTGCTAACATGCAGTATTTTCTAACGGGTGATGCGGTTATTTCGGATGATATGCTCTGGCGATCAATTGAAATTTCATATTACTATTTGGAAGAGCATTTGCGTATATTTGGACCGCCTCAGGCAATCAATGTGATCGATAGATATTCCGAGGAATTGTTAGGATGGCTCAAGGACCAAGTGAGGACAAGAAATTTGTCTTCTTTTCGACTGACGGATTTGTACCGGTTAGGGCCATCCATGTTGAGGCTTCGGGACGATATGGAGATCGCTATCAATGCCTTGGTTGAACGTCAACTGGTTCTTGACTATCGTCATGAAAAGCCAGCACGTATAGCCCTGAGTCTGAGTGCATTTGCCTGACTTTGTGCTGCGACCGCAGCGACTCGCTGCGGTCGCAGCACTTATTTGAAAAATTACGCTACTCCACCAAAACGGATGTAAGTGCACGAGAGATTGTTCTCCAACATGCCGAGGGATTGGTGTGTTCCT includes:
- a CDS encoding YfjI family protein, whose amino-acid sequence is MDDFPLNAFSSMLENISKTVQERTQAPMAMVATSLLTGMSAVNQNLLVVELPTGQIAPVGQYGGVVGDSGSGKTAVDNAVVNPIRQFYWKKSDEWRAENESKKSAQKGKKKDRKADLDDNPEPRFILSEASPEAVIYQHKDQPSIFLNSAEGGVILNGRAAKGLPLFCDGWSGSEISVDRRSYPSFTIRHPCMAILIMIQEGQLEAFMRRHKAFGLGFGFFERTEFCRPRSLVGNRRIQEYSTSEGADFWLDHYRHRITEILGEGWDRYQNKKPKLTVKFSEEAKKTWIGFSNWIERELRKGGQYEHMRGFATKAPNNIARRAANMQYFLTGDAVISDDMLWRSIEISYYYLEEHLRIFGPPQAINVIDRYSEELLGWLKDQVRTRNLSSFRLTDLYRLGPSMLRLRDDMEIAINALVERQLVLDYRHEKPARIALSLSAFA